The sequence TAAGTCCTGAAGGAAAAGAGCTCGTAAAGTTCACCTTTGATCCTGACGGGAAAATAATGCGCATCTAAGTTCTTCTTCTTTTAAGAAGGGAGGTGTTGAAACACCTCCCTTTCTTTAAAAAATAATATATATTTTTTCTTGGAAATTGAATGATAAATTATATCTACCTTGACACAAAATTTGAAACACGATTGAATGAATTTCGAAGACAGGGTGGGACATCATCTGCTGTTGCTAAAAAAGCTGATGAAATTATTAAGAAATTATCCTGCAATAAAGATATAAATTATACTGAAATTAGAAGGTTAACAAAAAAAGGAGAACAAAGAATAAAGAATTGCAGGAAATACGACCTTGGTAAAGGATACCGCATGATTTGTATTAAAGATGGAAATAATCTTATCTTTTTATATATCGGAACCCACGATGAATGTTCTCGCTGGTTAGAACGGAACAAAGATTTGAAGTATGAATTAGATAATGCAACTTGCTTAGTTATTCCAAAATCATCAAAAGCCGCTTATTATGTTAATGAAGAAATTAATTACGCAGAGGAGTATGAAAAACAATTACTCGAAAAAATTGACGACAGGATCTTACGTAAAATATTTTGTGGATTATGCAAATAATCATAGCTTTTTCAATCGAGATGTTCACGAACAAACTCTTCTGAAGTTTTCAAAGCAAAATCATTAAAGAACCTTCTGATTGAATACTCATTAAGAATTACTCTCCCATCGATCTCCTGATAATTCTTACTCAGGACACATTCAAGTTGTTGTTTTCCTTCTTCCCATTGTTCTCCGATAATAGAAGTAATATCAGTTCCTGAATTCACATGCCTGATAGGAAGCAAAAGTTCAATATCATAACTTTTCAAAAAATCTATATAAGTATCAAGAGCTATTTTTATTTGATTTACCTTAATTCTATTATCATGCAATTCTCTCTCGCCTGCTATCAGAAGATTGATTTTCAGCTTTTTAGCAAGCGGAACCCTAATTGTATGGAAATAAAGATGGCATCCAGTACAGGGCGTGTAAAAACCATAGATTTTCTGAAAATGCAATAAATATCTACCGCAGAGTTTCCACCAATATTCAGGTGAACCAAGAAGAATTGTGTTAAAAACCTTTATGCCATTTTTAAATAATTTATCTTTTAATGTTTGTATTTTCTTAAAAGTATCATCCCAATTACCATATTCTGAGCCTGTATATGCTACTGTAGGAATAATAGCCTTAATAGTCCTGATTTCACATGCTTTTATAACAGCAGCAAAGCTGTCTCTTCCTGCTATTTCAGCAATAGCAACATCTTTCATTTCTTTAACCTTTGAAATGGTTGTCTTATTTAGCATCCATTCAGGGAAATCAATAACCATCTCTGGTTTTTTAGCAAGTATTTCAAGCATTCTTTTACTTATTTTTTTCATAATGTAAATGGCTCATAATTACCCGGATAATAAGGTTGATCAACAGGTGTATCCATAAGACCATACATTTTTGCTTTATCCAGAAAATTGAGAATTAGATACATCAATTCCTTCTAATATTACTAAAATAAACCTCATATTGATTTGTATCATTTATATCACATAATATGTAATGAATACTATTAAATATTATCTATAAAATTTTTATATGTATTGATAAAACTTATTTGACAATAGAATTATAGGTATACATATTATAACTATAGAAATATGATTATAGATATGCACATTCATACGAGTTTTTCCCCATGTAGTAATATAAATATACATCATCTTCTTAAAAGAGCTGTAGAAATAGGAATTGAAGGCATCTGCATAACTGACCATGATACCACAGCAGCAAAAAAAGTTATTGTAGATAGCATTGATAAATATGGTATCTGCGTAATTGTTGGAATTGAATATACCACTTCAAAAGGAGATTTTCTGATCTTTGGACCAGTCGAATCTTTACATTCAGGCATGACTATAGAAGAAATTTTTCAGTGGACAAATAAAGAGGGGGGAATAGCAATACCTGCTCATCCTTTCAGGAAAAGTCGACCTGTAGATATAAATATCCTTCCATTTTTTGAAGTTGTAGAAAGTTCAAATGGCAGAAATTCAGCCTTCGAAAATAATCTTTGTAATGAATGGATTTTAAACTCAGGCAATAATTATAGGGGGATTGGTGGAAGCGATGCTCATACACTTGATGAGGTTGGACATATTGTTACAGTATTCAAAAATAATATTTACAATTGTGAAGATCTTATAAGCGAGCTCCACAAAAATACCTTTTCACCTAAAATCTATCTCCGTTGAGCTTTTCAATATTGAACTTTCTCTATATAATATTCTTTAATAATATTTATGTCTGAATTAACCCCTTTGATGAAACAATATTTCATTCTTAAAGAAAAATATAAAGATGCAATCTTATTTTTCAGGCTCGGTGATTTCTATGAAATGTTCGGAGAGGATGCTGAAAAGGCATCCAGGGTTTTACAGATTGCTCTCACTTCAAGAGACAAATCTAAAGAAGAACCTATCCCGATGTGTGGCATTCCACATTTTGCTTCTGAAACATATATAACTAAATTAATAAAAGCAGGATATAAGGTCGCTATTTGTGAACAAATGGAAGATCCTAAAGAGGCAAAAGGAATTGTTGAAAGAGATATTGTCAGAGTTATAACACCAGGAACTCATGTGCCGGATAATCCAAAAGAGAATTCGTATATCGTAAGTTTGATGCCATTTGAAGATAAACATGGAATTGCCGTTGCTGATATATCTACAGGTGAGTTTATTATATATGAGACAGATGAAAATATTGAAGATGAAATGTATAGATTCGAACCGCGGGAAATAATCATACCACATAGCATCAAAGACAATATACATTACAGAGAAGCTTTTAAAGATTTTTATATCTCTGCTTTTGAAGACTGGTATTTTGATTTTACAGAAGCATATAAAACATTACTCCACCATTTAAAGGTCTCATCAC comes from Nitrospirota bacterium and encodes:
- a CDS encoding PHP domain-containing protein, which gives rise to MHIHTSFSPCSNINIHHLLKRAVEIGIEGICITDHDTTAAKKVIVDSIDKYGICVIVGIEYTTSKGDFLIFGPVESLHSGMTIEEIFQWTNKEGGIAIPAHPFRKSRPVDINILPFFEVVESSNGRNSAFENNLCNEWILNSGNNYRGIGGSDAHTLDEVGHIVTVFKNNIYNCEDLISELHKNTFSPKIYLR